One Solanum pennellii chromosome 9, SPENNV200 DNA segment encodes these proteins:
- the LOC107031528 gene encoding folate-biopterin transporter 1, chloroplastic: MATITPNSISFSILPSVNPLFSFLSLSPILSRFRRRKPLSFTISAGSSRRRPPFEPPDSKMSVSVQMPAGSVRRDAETEPLIDSRNRKGDQPTTTIKEDSVLSNKSVPHKNKYSLSSISCFGVDLTPDNIAVAMVYFVQGVLGLARLAVSFYLKDDLHLDPAETAVISGFSSLPWLVKPLYGFISDSFPLFGYRRRSYLVLSGLLGAFSWFLMATFVDSKYSAAFSILIGSLSVAFSDVVVDSMVVERARGESQSMSGSLQSLCWGSSAFGGIVSAYFSGSLVEAYGVRFVFGATSLLPLITSAVSVLVKEQPVRGPARGASLGNGFIESSKNNFTQLWGAVKQPSVLLPTLFIFLWQATPQSDSAMFFFTTNKLGFTPEFLGRVKLVTSVASLIGVGLYNGFLKKVPLRKIFLVMTLIGTALGMTQVLLVTGLNRQFGISDEWFAIGDSLIITVLGQASFMPVLVLAARICPQGMEATLFATLMSISNGGSVLGGLIGAALTQVFGVTKDRFDNLAFLIILCNLSSLLPLPLLGLLPGDEPDTKDNTDIEMKSN, translated from the exons atggcTACAATAACTCCCAATTCAATCTCATTCTCAATCTTACCCTCAGTTAATCCTCTTTTCTCCTTCCTCTCCCTCTCTCCAATCCTCTCTCGTTTTCGCCGCCGGAAGCCGCTTTCCTTCACCATCTCCGCTGGCTCCTCCCGCCGGAGACCGCCTTTTGAGCCACCGGACTCCAAAATGTCAGTCTCAGTACAGATGCCAGCTGGTTCCGTCCGTCGAGATGCTGAGACTGAACCGCTGATAGATTCTAGAAATC GAAAGGGGGATCAACCAACAACCACTATTAAAGAAGATTCTGTCTTGTCCAATAAAAGTGTGCCTCACAAGAACAAATATTCTTTAAGTTCAATCAGTTGCTTTGGAGTTGATCTAACCCCAGATAACATTGCTGTTGCTATGGTATATTTTGTTCAAGGCGTCCTGGGCCTTGCTAGGCTTGCTGTAAGCTTTTACTTGAAAGATGACCTACACCTAGATCCTGCAGAG ACAGCTGTCATATCTGGTTTCTCATCATTGCCATGGCTCGTGAAACCATTGTATGGTTTCATCAG TGATTCCTTCCCACTCTTTGGATACCGGAGGAGATCATACTTGGTACTCTCAGGGCTTCTTGGAGCATTCTCATGGTTTTTGATGGCCACCTTCGTTGATAGCAAGTATAGTGCTGCCTTCTCCATACTTATTGGTTCTCTTTCTGTCGCTTTCTCAGATGTT GTTGTAGATTCCATGGTTGTTGAGAGGGCACGCGGTGAGTCTCAAAGCATGTCAGGATCTCTTCAGTCATTGTGCTGGGGTTCTTCGGCATTTGGGGGAATTGTGAGTGCCTACTTTAGTGGCTCCCTTGTGGAGGCTTATGGTGTGAG GTTTGTTTTTGGTGCAACATCATTACTTCCACTCATAACATCTGCGGTATCTGTACTTGTGAAAGAACAGCCTGTGCGAGGCCCAGCAAGGGGAGCTTCTTTAGGCAATGGCTTCATAGAGAGCTCAAAAAACAATTTTACCCAGTTATGGGGAGCTGTTAAGCAGCCTAGCGTTCTACTTCCCaccttatttattttcttatggcAGGCTACGCCACAGTCAGATTCTGCTATGTTTTTCTTCAC GACAAACAAACTTGGTTTCACTCCGGAATTCCTTGGTCGTGTTAAGCTTGTCACTTCAGTTGCATCACTTATTGGTGTGGGGCTTTATAATGGGTTTTTAAAGAAAGTTCCTCTACGGAAGATATTCCTCGTAATGACTCTCATTGGTACAGCTCTTGGTATGACACAG GTTCTTCTTGTGACTGGATTGAACCGGCAGTTTGGCATTAGTGATGAGTGGTTTGCTATTGGAGATTCCTTGATTATAACTGTTCTGGGtcag GCATCTTTCATGCCTGTTTTAGTACTAGCTGCAAGAATTTGTCCACAAGGAATGGAAGCAACTCTCTTCGCGACCCTTATGTCCATATCCAATGGAGGGAGTGTTCTTGGAGGTCTAATTGGCGCAGCTCTAACCCAGGTATTTGGTGTCACCAAGGACAGGTTTGACAACTTGGCTTTTCTGATAATTCTCTGCAATCTCAGCTCTCTATTGCCTTTGCCCCTACTTGGTCTTCTTCCTGGCGATGAACCAGATACAAAAGACAATACTGATATTGAGATGAAGTCTAATTGA
- the LOC107031516 gene encoding FCS-Like Zinc finger 8-like, with translation MADYNSLPFPMENSRKTSSFFGSPRLFTCFAAKGFPDTESIMSPTSILDSKPFTVLRNPFWSDPKSPKPESRVHFQKLDSKGVGLGLVDALIDEKSDSKEMNSVSRMVVLGSQLKIQIPTLPPTFNYPTDSPPSPGDFGIKTRNSQLGSLSPVKKSPFGSSNSNIDIPNSPGAFSSLSAAEMELSEEYTCVISYGPNPRTTHIFDDCILESCCGVVKYSASRKENETFTSPPMTYPSESFLSFCHNCKKNLGIGKDIYMYRGEKAFCSSDCRYKEMMLEEGMDKPESDDNVFGIIS, from the exons ATGGCAGATTATAATTCTTTACCCTTTCCAATGGAGAATTCAAGAAAAAcctcttctttttttggttCACCAAGGTTGTTTACTTGTTTTGCTGCTAAGGGGTTTCCTGATACTGAGTCTATTATGAGTCCTACTTCAATTCTTGATAGTAAACCTTTCACTGTTCTGAGAAACCCCTTTTGGTCTGATCCAAAATCTCCTAAACCAGAAAGTAGAGTTCATTTCCAGAAACTTGACTCAAAAGGGGTTGGTCTTGGTCTTGTTGATGCTCTGATTGATGAAAAATCTGATTCTAAAGAAATGAATTCTGTTAGTAGAATGGTTGTTCTTGGTTCACAATTGAAGATTCAGATCCCTACATTGCCTCCTACTTTTAATTACCCTACTGATTCACCACCTTCACCTGGTGATTTTGGTATCAAGACTAGAAATTCTCAGTTAGGTTCTTTATCTCCTGTGAAGAAATCTCCATTTGGTTCCTCAAATTCTAACATAGATATCCCAAATTCACCAGGGGCTTTTAGTAGTCTATCTGCTGCTGAAATGGAGCTTTCTGAGGagtatacttgtgtaatttcatATGGTCCAAATCCAAGAACAACTCATATATTTGATGATTGTATTCTTGAAAGCTGTTGTGGTGTTGTTAAGTACTCTgcatcaagaaaagaaaatgaaacttttaCTAGTCCTCCAATGACCTATCCATCTGAAAGTTTTCTCAGCTTCTGTCACAACTGCAAGAAGAATCTTGGAATAGGGAAAGACATTTACATGTACAG AGGTGAGAAGGCATTTTGCAGCAGTGATTGCAGATACAAAGAAATGATGTTGGAAGAAGGAATGGATAAACCAGAGTCTGATGATAATGTATTTGGTATTAtttcctaa
- the LOC107030572 gene encoding uncharacterized protein LOC107030572, with amino-acid sequence MDIELAKCECCGLKEDCTQDYISQVKENFDGKWLCGLCSEAVRDEVNRGKKQFLCMEDALKAHMSFCRKYKSNPAIKVADGMRQMLRRRSDLTSSSSSNSSNSKKYSRSTSSISYY; translated from the coding sequence atGGACATAGAGTTAGCAAAGTGTGAATGTTGTGGACTAAAAGAAGATTGTACACAAGACTACATTAGTcaagttaaagaaaattttgatggaaaatggCTATGTGGACTTTGTTCAGAAGCAGTTAGAGATGAAGTTAATAGAGGAAAAAAACAATTTCTTTGTATGGAAGATGCTCTTAAAGCACATATGTCATTTTGtagaaaatataaatcaaatccAGCAATTAAAGTAGCTGATGGAATGAGACAAATGTTAAGAAGAAGGTCTGATTTAacttcatcatcatcttcaaatTCATCTAATTCCAAGAAGTATTCAAGATCAACAAGTTCTATCTCCTATTATTAG